One genomic segment of Lytechinus pictus isolate F3 Inbred chromosome 18, Lp3.0, whole genome shotgun sequence includes these proteins:
- the LOC135157540 gene encoding uncharacterized protein LOC135157540, whose translation MEWYLLGEHICRCNGESGLKDVTWICPAFSEKHSRIWVTVQKSPAPLAERLTREEMKNGCGKRWEEWDRGRDGGDVPSVELWPVQQAQFIPLTEVLCLLISEMNRRKLLATQDTVRKKLSECYDKMPVPSPEIIHKSLTHLMNEGKIVHNGVGYHITKGDEVPPDTTDAESVATFATTRTKKKEKDKEKDKLKEYLIYKDGVLTRHTFPEEVNENLGIKVRPESGASRPLSYPANPTLASIPEDRTAFQRSISMRERRSPQKKSKFERTSSMRLPNDISYYDQGYLTSDSEAKPSCLGRLLGKAVQKKPKAAPNNNNQPNHLLQTFSAQFPPSDIHDPFFNYNHWMKKTPEKLGTNRSQNNGPDGDKIKDDKERSKTLEAVPTAPKHTYSPKSKRKSLPKDLSNVKTGSHYALDHGRLTQTAKTLQQKYQDGQEESMPESEVEFLKPTKMYDGKHRTKAVADQKPTLSKSPQKNPKDSKGDKINHYFSSMDRAQPLNPKPYQGLTSESSLAGSDSELEMNPRKKAAAVEKRLLKQRHADLLRERRQGRLFASQRADAPGSTSNLGGQQPREEVPSRLQANGRSAVEEYEKRKGYGPRRCSSEEDVSDLPRLLPEDSDRQLVAQSRKICLAFQDSGQMVVKTSTPHSTNNQAVENREGNNRFLQEPERPRNASNLDKVVMRKHDLIKKRPHSSHETFYKDEEIDKLLEEELQNEKVNHNMRYKNEIPEKDKNSNSRYPEILDHCHRPGNDELNQSLDRQSFTSTSTVEYNSQGDPPAIIGHTVSPDASTINGSYASLANGQRPLHHRMESLSSSTGDSGFNSPRSSVNNGFNSNGFPSKQTSPEGLTVRSNSGSSSSIPVLVRPIPRRAYSNTTAVAKVMPTDSHLVQKRRPMSSTSDQSSSSDLTVKCMKDRRRSGSDRDGNSSSSEKSSHSSRSQQRLTRVKSFEVIGTV comes from the exons ATGGAATGGTATCTTTTGGGAGAACATATATGTAGGTGTAATGGAGAAAGTGGTTTGAAGGATGTGACGTGGATATGTCCTGCATTCAGTGAAAAACACTCAAGGATTTGGGTCACTGTACAGAAGAGCCCGGCTCCCCTGGCAGAGAGACTCACCAGAGAGGAGATGAAGAATGGATGCGGGAAGAGATGGGAGGAATGGGATAGAGGGAGGGATGGAG GTGATGTACCAAGTGTGGAGCTATGGCCAGTCCAGCAGGCTCAGTTCATCCCCTTGACAGAAGTCCTGTGCCTCCTAATCTCCGAGATGAACAGACGGAAGCTGCTAGCAACACAGGACACGGTCAGGAAGAAGCTCTCTGAGTGCTACGACAAGATGCCTGTCCCAAGTCCAGAGATCATCCACAAATCCCTGACCCATCTAATGAACGAGGGAAAGATTGTCCACAATGGCGTTGGTTACCACATCACCAAAGGTGATGAGGTACCTCCAGACACCACTGATGCAGAGAGCGTTGCAACGTTTGCCACGACAAGAacaaagaagaaggagaaggacaAGGAGAAAGACAAACTTAAGGAATACTTGATCTACAAAGATGGTGTTCTGACAAGACATACTTTCCCTGAGGAAGTCAATGAGAATTTGGGTATCAAGGTCAGACCCGAGTCTGGAGCTTCCAGGCCGTTGTCCTATCCAGCTAACCCGACCCTTGCAAGCATCCCAGAAGACCGTACAGCCTTCCAGAGAAGCATATCCATGAGAGAGCGTAGGAGTCCTCAAAAGAAGTCAAAGTTTGAACGCACTAGCTCCATGCGTCTTCCTAATGATATCTCTTACTATGACCAAGGTTACCTGACATCCGATTCAGAAGCAAAGCCTTCGTGTCTTGGACGTCTCTTGGGTAAGGCAGTCCAGAAGAAGCCCAAGGCAGCTCCCAATAATAACAATCAGCCTAATCATCTACTCCAGACCTTCTCAGCTCAGTTTCCACCTTCAGATATTCATGATCCTTTCTTTAACTATAACCATTGGATGAAGAAGACCCCTGAGAAACTTGGTACAAACAGATCTCAAAATAATGGGCCTGATGGGGATAAGATCAAGGATGACAAGGAGCGGTCTAAAACGCTTGAAGCAGTACCGACTGCTCCAAAGCATACATACAGTCCAAAGTCAAAGAGGAAGAGTTTACCAAAAGACTTGAGTAATGTAAAAACAGGATCTCACTATGCTCTTGACCATGGACGTCTGACACAAACTGCCAAAACTCTGCAACAGAAGTATCAGGATGGACAAGAGGAATCTATGCCTGAAAGTGAGGTGGAGTTTCTCAAGCCAACCAAAATGTATGATGGTAAACATAGAACTAAAGCTGTAGCAGACCAGAAACCTACATTGTCAAAGAGCCCTCAGAAAAACCCCAAGGATTCCAAGGGTGATAAGATAAATCACTACTTTAGTTCGATGGATAGGGCACAGCCTTTAAACCCTAAGCCATACCAAGGGCTCACCAGTGAAAGTTCGCTTGCAGGAAGTGATTCAGAGCTGGAAATGAATCCAAGAAAGAAAGCAGCAGCAGTGGAAAAGCGGCTGTTGAAGCAGAGACATGCTGATCTCTTGAGAGAGAGAAGACAAGGACGATTATTTGCAAGTCAAAGGGCAGATGCTCCTGGTTCTACTTCAAATCTTGGTGGACAGCAACCAAGAGAGGAAGTGCCTTCTCGCTTGCAAGCCAATGGACGATCTGCGGTGGAGGAGTATGAAAAACGCAAGGGTTACGGGCCAAGGAGATGCTCATCTGAAGAGGATGTCAGTGATTTGCCTCGGTTACTTCCAGAAGATTCTGACAGACAGCTTGTTGCACAGAGTCGGAAGATATGTCTTGCCTTCCAGGATAGTGGACAGATGGTGGTGAAGACTTCCACACCTCACTCCACCAACAACCAGGCAGTAGAGAACAGAGAGGGAAACAACCGATTTCTTCAAGAACCAGAGAGACCTAGGAATGCTTCAAACCTGGACAAAGTTGTCATGAGGAAACATGATCTCATTAAGAAGAGGCCTCACTCAAGTCATGAAACCTTCTACAAAGATGAAGAAATTGACAAGTTATTAGAAGAGGAACTTCAAAATGAGAAAGTGAATCATAATATGCGGTATAAGAATGAAATCCCTGAGAAGGATAAGAACAGTAATTCCCGCTATCCAGAGATCTTGGACCATTGCCACAGACCGGGAAATGATGAGCTGAACCAAAGCTTAGATCGCCAGTCTTTCACATCAACCAGTACAGTTGAGTACAACAGCCAAGGTGATCCTCCAGCCATCATAGGTCACACTGTCAGCCCCGATGCTAGTACCATTAATGGAAGCTATGCCTCACTAGCCAATGGCCAGCGCCCTCTACATCATAGAATGGAAAGTCTATCCAGTTCAACGGGTGACAGTGGCTTCAACTCTCCAAGGTCTTCCGTCAACAATGGATTCAACTCCAACGGCTTCCCCTCCAAGCAGACCTCTCCTGAAGGTCTTACAGTGAGGTCCAATTCTGGCAGCAGTAGCAGCATTCCAGTCCTGGTGAGACCAATCCCAAGAAGAGCCTACAGCAACACCACAGCCGTGGCCAAGGTCATGCCAACAGATTCTCACCTGGTCCAGAAGAGACGTCCAATGTCCAGTACAAGTGACCAGTCCAGTAGCTCGGACCTTACGGTCAAGTGCATGAAGGATAGGAGACGGAGTGGTAGTGACCGTGACGGAAATTCCTCATCCTCAGAAAAGTCAAGTCACAGTTCAAGAAGCCAGCAGAGACTCACAAGGGTCAAAAGTTTTGAGGTTATTGGGACAGTTTAA